One segment of Gymnogyps californianus isolate 813 chromosome 23, ASM1813914v2, whole genome shotgun sequence DNA contains the following:
- the TM2D2 gene encoding TM2 domain-containing protein 2, which translates to MAPRRGGPVGYALLCGQAALLLGNLLLLHGASRGLPHNGTEADAPGPGPPAAAWAYTDPRAPLVLCTYLPEEFVECEEPVDHGGNATAQQELGHGCVKFGGQAYGEVDRTRVQCRALDGIECAEPRSFLRGSRPCVKYTGHYFITTLLYSFFLGCFGVDRFCLGHTGTAVGKLLTLGGLGIWWFVDLILLITGGLMPSDGSNWCTVY; encoded by the exons AtggcgccgcggcggggcgggccggtGGGGTACGCGCTGCTGTGCGGGCAGGCCGCGCTGCTGCTCGgcaacctgctgctgctgcacggCGCCTCCCGCGGCCTCCCACACAACGGCACCGAGGCCGACGCGCCCGGGCCGGGGCCACCCGCCGCCGCCTGGGCCTACACCGACCCGCGAGCGCCGCTCGTCCTCTGCACCTACCT CCCCGAGGAGTTCGTGGAGTGCGAGGAGCCGGTGGATCACGGCGGGAACGCCACGGcgcagcaggagctgggccaCGGCTGCGTGAAG TTCGGCGGACAGGCCTACGGCGAGGTGGACCGCACCCGGGTGCAGTGCCGAGCGCTGGACGGCATCGAGTGCGCCGAGCCGCGGAGCTTCCTGCGGGGCAGCAGGCCCTGCGTCAA GTACACTGGACATTATTTTATAACCACTCTGCTCTACTCGTTTTTCCTGGGTTGCTTCGGAGTGGATCGATTCTGCCTGGGCCACACCGGGACCGCCGTGGGGAAACTGCTGACCCTCGGAGGACTGGGGATCTGGTGGTTCGTTGATCTGATTCTCCTCATCACCGGCGGGCTGATGCCCAGCGACGGCAGCAACTGGTGCACCGTGTActga